In Carnobacterium alterfunditum DSM 5972, the sequence CCCCCATGTAATACAAGAGGAGTATCAATGGATTTAGATATTTCTTTTAACACGTCAAATTTTATCTCAGGCTTTCCTTCGTATATACCATGCGCAGTTCCTATAGAAATAGCGAGAGAATCAACCCCGGTTAAATTAATGAATTCTGTTGCTTCTTCAAGAGTTGTGTAAAGAGAATCAGTATGCTCGTGATTTTCATAATTAACGCCGGACCCAACATGGCCTATCTCAGCTTCAACTACAACTCCTTTATTGTGAGCATATTTGATAATTTCTCTAGTTCTATCAACATTTACCTTAAATGATTCAGATGATGCATCGATCATTACCGAAGTAAATCCTAAGTCTACTGCTTCTTTTATTACATTTAGAGTCATTCCATGATCTAAATGAAGAGCTACAGGTACACTAGCTTCTTCAGCAACAACTTTTCCTATAGCAGCAGCTTCTTTCAATGTCAAAAGGTCTAAATGTACTTCTGCAAAACTCAATATTAAAGGTAAATTTAATTCCTCCGCAGTCTGAACATAAGCTTGCGCACTGTGAGAATCATAAAAGTCTGGAGCTGGGATAGAGAAATTTTCTTTTTGAGCGATTTCAAACATTTCTTTGGTAGTAACTAACATAGTTATTCCTCCTAATATATTATTAAATTTATTTGTTTAAGTATTGCACTCCTAATGCTTAATGTTAATTATACTTTATAAGAAAGCCTTTTCAATAAGTGTTCAATTTGTTGTTTAACAATCATTAAAGGTGTATAATTCAATCATAATTGATCAAAAATGTGCAAGAGGAGATATATTAATGACACCTTACGAAAGACAAGAAAAAATATTACAATTGTTAAATCGAAATAATTTCATGAGAACAAGTGTACTAAGTAAGCATATATTAGTCAGTACTGCAACGATTAGAAGAGATTTGAAGCATATGGAACAGAAAGGTACCATAAAAAAAGTATCTGGGGGAGCTTATATAGTAGGTAATAATTCAGACTTAGCTTACGAGTATACTAATAGAATCAGTTTAGAAAAAAAAAAAGTTATTGCTAATCTCGCAGTCAATTTATTAAAAAATGGAAGTATCGTTTTTATAGATGCAAGTACAACTGTTAATATATTGTTAGATAGAATTGATAATTTTTCTAATTTAACATTTTTGACAAACTCAATTTTTTCAGCTAAGAAAATTGCTGTTATGGAAAGTAAAGAAGTATATTTAATTGGTGGAAAAGTAGATAAGCTTTATATGCATACACATAGTCCATACTCTTCGGAAACAACAGACATGTATCATAGTGATATTACGTTTATTTCAGGAAGAGGATTAAGCAGTAAAGGGGTGTCTGAGACAAACTTAAACGAAGCTGCTATAAAAAGAATGTTTAGAGATAACACAGATTGTTTGGTTCTATTAATTGATAGTACAAAAATGAATAAAAACTATTTTCATATAAGTATGGATTTTGAAAGTATAGATGTGATTATATCTGATAAAAAGTTACCAGATAATTTAGAAATAATCGCTTTAGAGAATAATATTCGAGTTATTTATGAATAATTAAAAAAATATAAAACATTCCAACTATATAGACTTGAGGATGCTCTCAATATTATAAAAAATGTTATAGGGCTTGAAAAAGATTCGTTCTTCTGTAATGCAAGAACCGAGGCACATGTGACTAATGATGGTAGTCTTTATTATGGAATATGGCAGGAAATAAGAAAGGTGATGTCATATGAAAGAAAAATCAAAACCTACGAAAATATCAGAAGTAGCAAGAGGAATATCACGAACGGATTCTTATCGTGATATACTCACATCTGTCTTTGCAGTCGTCCTAGCATTTACAATTGGGGCAATTATTATATTCGCTATGGGGAATTTCCTTTGGAAGCTTATGGTTCATTATTCAGAGTAGCTTTAGGTAGTCCGCACGATATAGCTAATACAATAGAAAAAACAATTCCTTTATTATTTACCGGTTTGGCTGTTGCTATAGGGTTCAAAAGTAATATGTTGAATATCGGAGCCGAAGGACAGCAATACTTTGGGGGATTTAAACAAATGGATTTTACTTCCGATTATTTTCCTTGTAGGAATCATTGGAGGGGCTACAGCAGTGACCATTACTGGATACTTTAAAGCAAAATTTAATATTAGTGAGATTATTGTAGCTTTAATGTTGAACTCTCGATTGTTGGGAGTGTCATATTTCTGGACGCAATAGCGATTGGCTATTGATTTATAAATTTTACCCTACTCAAAATCTTGTCTTTTTTATCCGAACGGGGACACATTCAGATGTTTTTAACACACGAGAGCTCTTAAATGAAAGACGTTTCCGAACAGGAAATCGGCTTATTCATTAAGAGATTTTTAGTCCCTTTCGGATCATTTTCCACTGAACAAGAAGAGGAAAATCCCTCCAAAAATCCTATGCGAAAAAGGATTAGTTCGCATAGGATTTTTGGAGGGGAGATCTGGCCGCAAACGGTCAGATTTATTGAGGAGCAAAAGTTTAAAAACTTTGCTCTTTTTTTGTCCGTTTGCGAATAGCGAATCGGACGAAAAAATCCGCATTGTTACCTGTCGGACAGACAGATAACGGCGGACTCCTTTGGGGGTCTTAGGGGGAGCAGCGCATCCACCTAACAGGGAGTATTTGGGTACCAAATACGTAGCCTGTTGTTCTTGCAGTTATTCCTTTAGTTGTTTTACGACCAATTAAGGAGTAGAATAACTAAAGGAATAACTGCTTTTTTTGAAACGTTTTGACAAGGAGACCGAATAGGGAGCGTTGGTAAATAAGTGGAGAAAAAACGCACGGGATCTTAGGTCTGAAAGGCGACTGAATAAGGAGCGTTTTAGCCCTAAGATCCCGTTAGTCATGCAGCGAGGAACTGAGACCGAATAGGGAGCAGTTTAGAGAGGAGAGACTACATCCGTGAGCGAACAAAAAAAAGAGAACCGACGTGAAGAACGTCAAGTGAAATTTCGCGTGAACGAAACCGAATATGAGAAGCTCAGCTACCTAGCGGAGCAACAAGGGATGAGCGTGCCCAATTTTGTTAAAAGCAAGGCACAAGGGACTCGATTGCGGAATCCGAAAGTCGAGATTGAAGGAGCGAAAGAAATCGCTCGGCAGCTGCGGTATTACAATTCCAATTTGAATCAGTTAGTTAAATGGATCAACACCAACAAAACCATTTATGAACCAACTGAACTAAAAGCGATGGAACAACAATTAGCCGGTATTCAGGAAGGAGTGAGTGGCCTTTGGGAGCAATTATCAAGATAGCCAGTGCCACTAAAAATGGTTCAGCGACCGTCAACTACATTGCAAGACAAGGAAAGATTGACGTCCAGTTAACCAGTGCTCACCTCACTCCGCTGGATTATCAAGCAGCGCGAGAACAAATGCGCCAAACGCGAGAATTACTGGGCAAGACA encodes:
- a CDS encoding DeoR/GlpR family DNA-binding transcription regulator — its product is MTPYERQEKILQLLNRNNFMRTSVLSKHILVSTATIRRDLKHMEQKGTIKKVSGGAYIVGNNSDLAYEYTNRISLEKKKVIANLAVNLLKNGSIVFIDASTTVNILLDRIDNFSNLTFLTNSIFSAKKIAVMESKEVYLIGGKVDKLYMHTHSPYSSETTDMYHSDITFISGRGLSSKGVSETNLNEAAIKRMFRDNTDCLVLLIDSTKMNKNYFHISMDFESIDVIISDKKLPDNLEIIALENNIRVIYE
- a CDS encoding class II fructose-bisphosphate aldolase, which translates into the protein MLVTTKEMFEIAQKENFSIPAPDFYDSHSAQAYVQTAEELNLPLILSFAEVHLDLLTLKEAAAIGKVVAEEASVPVALHLDHGMTLNVIKEAVDLGFTSVMIDASSESFKVNVDRTREIIKYAHNKGVVVEAEIGHVGSGVNYENHEHTDSLYTTLEEATEFINLTGVDSLAISIGTAHGIYEGKPEIKFDVLKEISKSIDTPLVLHGGSSSGDYNLNKCAKNGISKTNIFTDIVNSAYEEININETKNIFDVREQSMRGMRKCLKHYYKVFETQPITIKEKVIQNEYKPSYQ
- a CDS encoding ABC transporter permease, producing MEAYGSLFRVALGSPHDIANTIEKTIPLLFTGLAVAIGFKSNMLNIGAEGQQYFGGFKQMDFTSDYFPCRNHWRGYSSDHYWIL
- a CDS encoding plasmid mobilization protein; this translates as MSEQKKENRREERQVKFRVNETEYEKLSYLAEQQGMSVPNFVKSKAQGTRLRNPKVEIEGAKEIARQLRYYNSNLNQLVKWINTNKTIYEPTELKAMEQQLAGIQEGVSGLWEQLSR